One part of the Segnochrobactrum spirostomi genome encodes these proteins:
- a CDS encoding alpha/beta fold hydrolase: MTAMPALTERFAFEGRSIAWGAAGSGPPLVLVHGTPFSSAVWRRIAPWFTTHRRVHVFDLAGYGASEKGEGQDVSIAAQGRLVAALVAHWQLEAPDVVAHDFGGAASLRAHLLHGVQFRSLTLIDAVALSPWGSPFVAHVRDHAAAFAGLPAAIHDGVLGAYLAGAAHRPLSPDALALYTAPWTGPTGQAAFYRQIAQMDASHTAAFEPLLDRIRCPATVVWGAEDGWLPVAQGRTLARRLGARHFVAVPEAGHLVQDDVPEALVAVLGDVLFGRAG, translated from the coding sequence ATGACCGCCATGCCGGCGCTGACGGAACGCTTCGCGTTCGAGGGACGATCGATCGCCTGGGGCGCAGCGGGTTCGGGGCCGCCGCTCGTGCTCGTCCACGGCACGCCGTTCTCGTCCGCGGTGTGGCGTCGCATCGCGCCGTGGTTCACGACGCATCGGCGGGTCCACGTCTTCGACCTCGCAGGTTACGGAGCGTCCGAGAAGGGCGAGGGGCAGGACGTCTCGATCGCCGCGCAGGGGCGCCTCGTCGCGGCGCTGGTCGCGCATTGGCAGCTCGAGGCGCCCGATGTGGTGGCCCACGATTTCGGCGGCGCCGCGAGCCTGCGGGCGCATCTCCTTCACGGCGTACAATTCCGGTCGCTCACGCTGATCGACGCCGTCGCCCTGTCTCCCTGGGGCTCGCCGTTCGTCGCCCATGTCCGCGATCACGCGGCGGCGTTCGCCGGACTGCCGGCGGCGATCCACGACGGGGTGCTCGGCGCCTATCTGGCCGGCGCGGCCCATCGGCCACTTTCGCCGGACGCGCTCGCGCTCTACACGGCGCCGTGGACGGGGCCGACGGGGCAGGCCGCCTTTTACCGTCAGATCGCGCAGATGGATGCGTCCCACACCGCCGCGTTCGAGCCGCTGCTCGATCGGATCCGCTGCCCGGCGACCGTCGTCTGGGGCGCCGAGGACGGTTGGCTCCCCGTCGCGCAGGGGCGGACGCTCGCCCGGCGTCTCGGGGCGCGGCACTTCGTGGCCGTGCCGGAGGCCGGGCACCTCGTGCAGGACGATGTCCCCGAGGCGCTCGTCGCCGTGCTCGGCGACGTCTTATTCGGCCGCGCGGGCTGA
- the cas9 gene encoding type II CRISPR RNA-guided endonuclease Cas9 (Cas9, originally named Csn1, is the large, multifunctional signature protein of type II CRISPR/Cas systems. It is well known even to general audiences because its RNA-guided endonuclease activity has made it a popular tool for custom editing of eukaryotic genomes.) — translation MPRAARTLGEFLHWRRQTAPDPARPEKHAPVASVRTRLRPATADGGRGAEYEFYPSRDLIEDEFQHLFEAQAAYHPELMTEAVREKLHEIVFFQRPLRAPPVGRCTLEPSEERLPKAHPLFQRRRLFEDVNALRVIAPDGFVRPLDRAERDLAVLKLQDKRKVSFESLRKSLWLAPGTRFRQESQSRTDIAGDVIRAQFADKKRFGPRWTTLSPDTQWAIIARLRDEEDEETLIAWLVDAWALTVDQAKAVARIELPVGFGRFGPTATTALIEELEADVVVYSEAAARAGYHHSDFRSDDGAVRGDGEPPALPYYGVPLARHIMPGTGDPADAEDVRIGRVTNPTVHIALNQIRRVINRLIRSFGLPKDIAVELARDLKFTEERKREINAENDRNRRAAERRSEKLRELGQPDTGANRAMLKLWEELGGGDVIDRRCVYSGRQISASMLFDGSVEVDHILPFSATLDDSKDNLVLVLREANRLKRKRSPYEARHDLEAHFGPDASWDAIAARAAKLPPGKRRRFEPDALETFEAEGGFAARQLVDTQYISRLAAEYLGTLYPERGEGSNHVWVLPGRLTELIRRKLGLNGLLPDDNIGGGALQEKNRLDHRHHAIDAFVIGITDRAMLNRIARDSGRDGAEGRERVIVSDPWPGFREDLSSALARTIASHRPDHGTTSKAGLPNGRDQTAGRLHNDTAYGLTGRVRDNGVPIVVHRIPITSIEPSHLGDDPDRGVCDPDLREALRAFTLETDPKAFPERLRRFGELGPLQFHGIRRVRIVEPLKVIPIRDREGRPYKAYKGDSNDRYDVWEGPDGRWQAEAVSMFEAHQPGRVSPVRAACPTARKVLSLHRDDIVALEIDGERRLYRVVKFSDKQITLAPPNEGGRLKARDGDPNDPFRYLYVSASSLKASKARQVRVDELGRVLDPGFPARKTKRRTRR, via the coding sequence TTGCCGAGAGCGGCGCGCACCCTCGGCGAATTCCTGCATTGGCGCCGCCAGACGGCGCCCGATCCGGCGCGGCCCGAGAAGCACGCGCCCGTCGCGAGCGTGCGCACCCGGCTCCGCCCCGCAACCGCCGACGGCGGGCGCGGCGCCGAATACGAGTTCTATCCGAGCCGCGATCTCATCGAGGACGAATTTCAGCACCTCTTCGAGGCCCAGGCGGCCTATCACCCGGAGCTGATGACCGAGGCGGTGCGGGAAAAGCTGCACGAGATCGTATTCTTTCAGCGCCCCTTGCGTGCGCCGCCGGTCGGGCGATGCACGCTCGAGCCGAGCGAGGAGCGTCTCCCCAAGGCACACCCCCTGTTCCAACGCCGTCGGCTTTTCGAGGACGTCAATGCGCTGCGGGTCATCGCCCCGGACGGCTTCGTGCGCCCCCTCGACCGCGCGGAGCGCGATCTCGCCGTCCTGAAGCTTCAGGACAAGCGGAAGGTCTCGTTCGAGTCGCTGCGCAAGAGCCTGTGGCTGGCGCCCGGCACACGCTTTCGCCAGGAGAGCCAAAGTCGCACCGACATCGCCGGCGATGTGATTCGGGCCCAGTTTGCGGACAAGAAGCGGTTTGGCCCCCGGTGGACGACCCTCTCGCCGGACACCCAATGGGCGATCATCGCGCGGCTGCGCGACGAAGAGGACGAGGAAACCCTCATCGCCTGGCTCGTCGACGCCTGGGCGCTCACCGTGGATCAGGCCAAGGCCGTGGCCCGTATCGAGCTCCCCGTCGGCTTCGGCCGCTTCGGCCCGACGGCGACGACGGCTCTGATCGAGGAGCTCGAGGCCGACGTCGTCGTCTACAGCGAGGCCGCAGCGAGGGCGGGCTACCACCACAGCGATTTCCGCTCAGACGACGGCGCCGTCCGCGGTGATGGAGAGCCGCCCGCCCTGCCCTATTACGGCGTGCCCCTGGCGCGTCACATCATGCCCGGCACCGGCGACCCGGCGGACGCGGAGGATGTCCGCATCGGCCGCGTCACCAACCCGACCGTCCACATCGCCCTCAACCAGATCCGGCGAGTGATCAACCGGCTGATCCGCAGCTTCGGCCTGCCGAAGGACATCGCCGTCGAACTCGCCCGCGATCTCAAATTCACCGAGGAGCGGAAGCGCGAGATCAACGCCGAGAACGACCGCAACCGCCGGGCCGCCGAACGGCGCTCCGAAAAGCTCCGCGAGCTCGGCCAGCCGGACACCGGCGCCAACCGGGCGATGCTGAAATTGTGGGAAGAGCTCGGCGGCGGCGACGTGATCGACCGGCGCTGCGTCTATTCGGGCCGGCAGATCTCGGCAAGCATGCTGTTCGACGGCTCGGTGGAGGTCGATCACATCCTGCCGTTCTCGGCGACGCTCGACGATTCCAAGGACAATCTGGTGCTCGTCCTGCGCGAGGCGAACCGGCTCAAGCGCAAACGCTCGCCCTATGAAGCCCGGCACGACCTCGAGGCCCACTTCGGACCGGACGCCTCGTGGGACGCGATCGCCGCGCGCGCCGCGAAATTGCCGCCGGGCAAACGCCGCCGCTTCGAGCCCGACGCGCTGGAGACGTTCGAGGCGGAAGGCGGGTTCGCGGCGCGCCAACTCGTCGACACCCAATATATCTCGCGCCTTGCGGCGGAATATCTCGGCACCCTCTATCCCGAGAGAGGGGAAGGATCGAACCATGTCTGGGTTCTGCCGGGGCGTCTCACGGAGTTGATCCGCCGCAAGCTCGGTCTCAACGGCCTGCTTCCCGACGACAATATCGGCGGCGGCGCCTTGCAGGAAAAGAACCGGCTGGACCACCGGCATCACGCCATCGACGCCTTCGTGATCGGGATCACCGACCGCGCCATGCTGAACCGGATCGCCCGGGACAGCGGCCGCGACGGCGCCGAGGGCCGCGAACGGGTCATCGTATCGGACCCGTGGCCCGGCTTCCGCGAGGACCTTTCCTCAGCCCTCGCGCGCACGATCGCCAGCCACCGCCCCGACCACGGCACGACCTCCAAGGCCGGCTTGCCGAACGGGCGCGATCAGACCGCGGGCCGGCTGCACAACGATACCGCTTACGGCCTCACCGGTCGCGTCCGCGACAACGGTGTCCCGATCGTCGTCCATCGCATTCCGATCACCAGCATCGAGCCGTCGCACCTCGGCGACGATCCCGATCGGGGCGTTTGCGATCCGGACCTCCGCGAGGCCTTGCGCGCCTTCACGCTGGAGACCGACCCTAAAGCCTTCCCCGAGAGGCTGCGCCGCTTCGGCGAGTTGGGGCCGCTGCAGTTCCACGGCATCCGCCGGGTCCGGATCGTCGAGCCGCTGAAGGTCATCCCGATCCGCGACCGCGAGGGGCGGCCCTACAAGGCCTACAAGGGGGACAGCAACGATCGCTATGACGTGTGGGAGGGACCGGACGGACGCTGGCAGGCGGAAGCGGTCTCGATGTTCGAGGCGCACCAGCCGGGCCGGGTTTCGCCGGTCCGCGCCGCCTGCCCGACCGCCCGAAAGGTGCTTTCGCTCCACCGCGACGACATCGTGGCTCTCGAGATCGACGGTGAGCGGCGGCTCTACCGGGTGGTGAAGTTCTCCGACAAGCAGATCACCCTCGCCCCGCCCAACGAAGGCGGCCGGCTCAAGGCGCGTGACGGCGATCCGAACGATCCGTTCCGCTACCTCTACGTCTCCGCCTCGTCACTGAAGGCGTCCAAGGCGCGGCAGGTGCGGGTGGACGAACTCGGGCGCGTGCTCGATCCCGGCTTCCCCGCACGCAAGACGAAGCGGCGAACGAGACGTTGA
- the hfq gene encoding RNA chaperone Hfq, protein MADRAQNLQDTFLNYVRKHKTPLTIFLVNGVKLQGVVTWFDNFCVLLRRDGHSQLVYKHAISTVMPNQPIQLFEPAEDDK, encoded by the coding sequence ATGGCGGACCGCGCGCAAAACTTGCAAGACACGTTCCTCAACTATGTCCGGAAGCATAAGACCCCGCTGACGATCTTTCTCGTCAACGGCGTCAAGCTGCAGGGCGTGGTGACCTGGTTCGACAACTTCTGTGTGCTGCTTCGGCGTGATGGGCATTCCCAGCTCGTCTACAAGCATGCGATCTCGACCGTGATGCCGAACCAGCCGATCCAGCTGTTCGAGCCGGCCGAAGACGACAAGTAA
- the hflX gene encoding GTPase HflX translates to MLVPIHTGARPSETDAGDIARTPEAQLAEAVGLTEAIDLDVVGAFIVRLSQLRPATLFGKGKVEEIKLRVATEKADLVVVDHALSPVQQRNLEKEWGAKVLDRTALILEIFGARARTREGALQVELAHLKWQKSRLVRTWTHLERQRGGFGFLGGPGETQIEADRRLIQERIARIERDLEEVKRTRGLHRANRKKVPHPTVALVGYTNAGKSTLFNRLTDADVLSQDLLFATLDPTLRRIKLPHGGEAILSDTVGFISDLPTHLVAAFRATLEEVVAADLILHVRDISHPDSDAQAADVATTLDLLDIDARDGRRVVEVWNKIDALDPERRARLQTSLAEAGGPVAVSALTGEGTDALLARIEAELSVGRAVRRLVVPVTEGELIAWLHRSVEVIGRQDTDDGVRLEVRIPPRQADLFRARAGRYVAD, encoded by the coding sequence GTGCTGGTGCCGATCCACACCGGTGCGCGCCCGTCCGAGACCGATGCCGGCGACATTGCCCGCACGCCCGAGGCGCAGCTTGCCGAAGCCGTCGGCCTGACCGAGGCGATCGATCTCGACGTCGTCGGCGCCTTCATCGTGCGCCTGTCGCAGCTCCGGCCGGCAACGCTGTTCGGCAAGGGCAAGGTCGAGGAGATCAAGCTCCGCGTCGCCACCGAGAAGGCGGACCTCGTCGTCGTCGACCACGCCTTGTCCCCGGTGCAGCAGCGCAATCTCGAAAAGGAATGGGGCGCCAAGGTGCTCGACCGCACCGCCCTCATCCTGGAGATCTTCGGCGCGCGGGCGCGCACCCGTGAGGGTGCGCTCCAGGTCGAGCTCGCCCACCTGAAATGGCAGAAGAGCCGTCTCGTCCGCACCTGGACCCATCTCGAGCGCCAGCGCGGCGGCTTCGGCTTCCTCGGCGGCCCGGGCGAAACCCAGATCGAGGCGGACCGCCGGCTCATCCAGGAGCGCATCGCCCGCATCGAGCGGGATCTCGAGGAGGTCAAGCGCACGCGTGGCCTGCACCGCGCCAACCGCAAGAAGGTGCCGCACCCGACGGTCGCGCTGGTCGGCTACACCAACGCCGGCAAGTCGACGCTGTTCAACCGGCTGACCGACGCCGACGTGCTCTCCCAGGATCTCCTGTTCGCGACGCTCGACCCGACGCTGCGGCGCATCAAGCTGCCCCATGGCGGCGAGGCAATCCTGTCCGACACGGTGGGCTTCATCTCGGACCTGCCGACCCATCTCGTCGCCGCCTTCCGCGCCACCCTCGAAGAGGTCGTGGCGGCCGATCTGATCCTCCATGTGCGCGACATCTCGCACCCGGACAGCGACGCCCAGGCTGCGGACGTGGCGACGACGCTCGATCTCCTCGACATCGACGCCCGCGACGGGCGCCGTGTCGTCGAGGTGTGGAACAAGATCGACGCGCTCGATCCCGAGCGCCGCGCGAGGCTGCAGACGAGCCTCGCCGAGGCCGGCGGTCCGGTCGCCGTGTCCGCCTTGACGGGCGAGGGGACCGACGCCCTGCTCGCCCGCATCGAGGCGGAGCTCTCGGTCGGCCGCGCCGTGCGCCGCCTCGTCGTGCCGGTGACGGAGGGCGAACTGATCGCCTGGCTGCACCGCTCCGTCGAGGTGATCGGGCGGCAGGACACCGACGACGGCGTCCGCCTCGAGGTGCGCATTCCGCCGCGGCAGGCCGATCTGTTCCGCGCCCGCGCCGGCCGCTACGTCGCCGACTGA
- a CDS encoding D-amino-acid transaminase, which yields MSRLAYVNGRYVRHADAAVHIEDRGYQFGDGVYEVCEIRDRAIIDLDLHLDRLDRSLSELRIVMPMSRAALTAVLREVARENRVRDGLVYIQVTRGVARRDHYFPVPAPRPALVVTARSLDRRKGEAAANEGIAVITRPDERWARVDIKTTGLLPNVLAKQAAREAGAREAWLVDRDGYVTEGGSTNAWIVTADGALVTRPAERGILRGITRTVLLKAAEAAGLRVEERPFTVAEAKAAREAFVTAASTIVMPVVRIDDAPVGAGRPGPFALSLRGGFHEHAQHTPI from the coding sequence ATGAGCAGATTAGCCTACGTCAATGGCCGCTATGTCCGCCACGCGGACGCGGCCGTGCATATCGAGGATCGCGGCTACCAGTTCGGCGACGGCGTCTACGAGGTCTGCGAGATCCGCGATCGCGCGATCATCGATCTCGACCTCCACCTTGACCGGCTGGACCGCTCGCTGTCCGAACTGCGCATCGTGATGCCGATGTCGCGCGCCGCTTTGACCGCCGTGCTGCGTGAGGTCGCCCGGGAGAACCGGGTGCGCGACGGCCTCGTCTACATTCAGGTGACGCGCGGCGTGGCGCGCCGCGACCATTATTTCCCCGTGCCGGCGCCGCGGCCGGCGCTCGTCGTCACCGCCCGCTCCCTCGATCGCCGCAAGGGCGAGGCGGCGGCGAACGAGGGAATCGCCGTCATCACCCGTCCCGACGAGCGCTGGGCCCGCGTCGATATCAAGACGACCGGGCTTCTGCCCAACGTGCTCGCCAAGCAGGCGGCTCGCGAAGCGGGTGCCCGGGAGGCCTGGCTCGTCGATCGCGACGGCTACGTCACCGAGGGCGGCTCGACCAACGCCTGGATCGTGACCGCGGACGGCGCGCTGGTGACGCGGCCGGCCGAGCGCGGCATCCTGCGCGGCATCACCCGCACCGTGCTCCTCAAGGCGGCCGAGGCGGCGGGGCTGCGCGTCGAGGAGCGGCCGTTCACGGTCGCGGAGGCGAAGGCCGCGCGTGAGGCTTTCGTGACCGCCGCGAGCACCATCGTGATGCCCGTGGTTCGGATCGACGATGCGCCGGTCGGCGCCGGTCGGCCCGGCCCGTTCGCGCTTTCGTTGCGCGGCGGCTTCCATGAACACGCGCAGCACACGCCGATCTGA
- the mazG gene encoding nucleoside triphosphate pyrophosphohydrolase, producing the protein MIPGRQIGRLIEIMARLRDPQTGCPWDVEQDFASIAPYTVEEAHEVAEAIARGDMDDLKDELGDLLLQVVFHARMAEEAGLFEFGDVVEAITAKMIRRHPHVFGSSEARSPELAQVQWVAIKAEEKALRAARRAARGLPAEPNGGVLAGVPPSLPALSSAVKLQEKAATVGFDWNDPRLVLAKIREECDELEAELDRADRAAAAAELGDLLFAVANLARHLKTDPEAALRGTNQKFRDRFAFIEAALAAQGRHPKDAGLDEMEALWQRAKTERKADAVAEAPLGGSSARAAE; encoded by the coding sequence ATGATTCCGGGCAGGCAAATCGGGCGGCTGATCGAGATCATGGCGCGGCTGCGCGATCCGCAGACCGGGTGCCCCTGGGATGTCGAGCAGGACTTCGCCTCGATCGCCCCCTACACCGTCGAAGAGGCCCACGAGGTCGCCGAGGCGATCGCGCGCGGCGACATGGACGACCTCAAGGACGAGCTCGGCGATCTCCTGCTCCAGGTCGTCTTCCACGCCCGCATGGCCGAGGAAGCCGGTCTGTTCGAATTCGGCGACGTGGTCGAGGCGATCACGGCGAAGATGATCCGCCGCCACCCGCACGTGTTCGGCTCGTCGGAGGCCCGCAGCCCCGAGCTCGCCCAGGTTCAGTGGGTGGCGATCAAGGCGGAGGAAAAGGCGCTGCGCGCCGCCCGCCGCGCGGCCCGCGGGTTGCCGGCGGAGCCGAACGGCGGCGTGCTCGCCGGGGTGCCGCCCTCCCTGCCCGCTCTGTCGTCGGCGGTGAAGCTCCAGGAGAAGGCCGCGACCGTCGGCTTCGACTGGAACGACCCGCGCCTCGTCCTCGCCAAGATCCGCGAGGAATGCGACGAGCTCGAAGCCGAACTCGACCGCGCCGACCGTGCCGCCGCCGCGGCGGAGCTCGGCGATCTCCTGTTCGCCGTCGCCAACCTCGCCCGGCACCTCAAGACCGATCCCGAAGCGGCGCTGCGCGGTACGAACCAGAAATTCCGCGACCGCTTCGCCTTCATCGAGGCCGCGCTCGCCGCGCAAGGGCGTCATCCGAAGGACGCCGGCTTGGACGAGATGGAAGCGCTCTGGCAGCGCGCCAAGACGGAGCGGAAGGCCGACGCGGTGGCGGAGGCGCCGCTCGGCGGGTCTTCAGCCCGCGCGGCCGAATAA
- a CDS encoding CGNR zinc finger domain-containing protein, producing the protein MEHGQSADGRTWRGLAFIGGDAALDFTNTVAGITKARDDEALTDFDAFAGWAEAAGILDANEAALARAEAAAAPGPAVIALTRARSAREALHRLFGRLAAGGVPTLADRGAFETEAQEARRAGRLAVDVGRRSVRWEVKVEAAPLDAVRHRVALAAEALLVGPELARVRECESCSWLFVDRSKSGRRRWCSMAACGNRAKARRHHQRAAGL; encoded by the coding sequence ATGGAACACGGGCAGTCGGCGGACGGGCGGACGTGGCGGGGGCTCGCCTTCATCGGCGGGGATGCCGCGCTCGATTTCACCAACACCGTCGCCGGCATCACCAAGGCGCGGGACGACGAGGCCCTGACCGACTTCGACGCCTTCGCCGGTTGGGCGGAGGCGGCCGGCATCCTGGATGCGAACGAGGCGGCGTTGGCGCGCGCGGAAGCGGCGGCGGCGCCGGGGCCGGCGGTGATCGCGCTGACCCGCGCCCGGTCCGCGCGCGAGGCGCTGCACCGCCTGTTCGGCCGGCTCGCGGCCGGCGGCGTGCCGACACTGGCCGATCGCGGCGCGTTCGAGACCGAGGCCCAGGAGGCGCGCCGCGCCGGCCGGCTCGCGGTCGATGTCGGGCGGCGATCGGTCCGGTGGGAGGTGAAGGTCGAGGCGGCGCCGCTCGATGCGGTGCGCCACCGGGTGGCGCTCGCCGCCGAGGCCCTGCTCGTCGGGCCGGAACTCGCCCGCGTCCGGGAATGCGAGAGCTGTTCGTGGCTGTTCGTCGACCGCTCGAAGAGCGGCCGGCGCCGCTGGTGTTCGATGGCGGCGTGCGGCAACCGCGCCAAGGCGCGGCGCCATCATCAGCGGGCGGCGGGGCTCTAG
- the cas1 gene encoding type II CRISPR-associated endonuclease Cas1 translates to MERIVDIATDGRHLSVHRGFLVVSEGRQEVGRVALDDVAAVIVHAHGVTWTTNLVVALAERGSVLVVCGANHAPVAICLPIEGHHAQNAHYRAQWEAGRPLSKQLWRRVVIAKIQWQAAVLEAHGRDAAAFGMLVRRVGSGDPENVEAQAARRYWPLLMGSAFRRDRAAEGLNGLLNYGYTILRAMVSRAIVAAGLHPSIGIHHANRGNAFALADDLVEPFRPLVDSLSLRLAERGIVALTPDAKRAFAGLTALDLPSERGTTPVYVAAQRLAQSLADCFESGRAADLALPATPSPLELAGLDALLIDPPPLERTT, encoded by the coding sequence GTGGAGCGGATCGTCGACATCGCCACCGACGGGCGGCACCTGTCGGTCCATCGCGGGTTCCTCGTCGTCTCGGAAGGGCGGCAGGAGGTCGGCCGCGTCGCGCTCGACGATGTCGCAGCCGTCATCGTCCACGCCCACGGCGTCACCTGGACGACGAACCTCGTCGTGGCGCTCGCCGAGCGCGGATCCGTCCTCGTCGTATGCGGGGCGAACCACGCCCCGGTCGCGATCTGCCTGCCGATCGAGGGGCACCACGCTCAGAACGCCCATTACCGGGCGCAATGGGAGGCCGGACGCCCGCTTTCGAAGCAGCTCTGGCGACGCGTCGTCATCGCCAAGATTCAATGGCAGGCCGCCGTGCTCGAAGCCCACGGCCGGGATGCGGCGGCGTTCGGCATGCTGGTACGCCGGGTCGGATCAGGCGACCCGGAGAATGTCGAAGCCCAGGCAGCACGGCGCTATTGGCCGCTCCTCATGGGGAGCGCGTTCAGGCGCGATCGCGCGGCAGAAGGCCTCAACGGCCTGCTGAACTACGGCTATACGATCCTTCGAGCCATGGTCTCGCGCGCGATCGTGGCGGCGGGTCTTCACCCGTCGATCGGTATCCACCACGCCAATCGCGGAAACGCATTCGCGCTCGCCGACGATCTCGTCGAGCCGTTCCGGCCTCTGGTCGATTCGCTTTCGTTGCGGTTGGCCGAGCGCGGAATCGTCGCCCTCACGCCCGACGCGAAGCGCGCTTTCGCCGGCCTTACCGCCCTCGACCTGCCGTCCGAGCGCGGCACGACCCCGGTTTACGTCGCCGCCCAGAGGCTCGCCCAATCCCTTGCCGACTGTTTCGAGAGCGGTCGGGCAGCCGATCTCGCGCTGCCGGCCACCCCGTCGCCCCTGGAACTCGCCGGGTTGGACGCCTTGTTGATCGATCCACCCCCCTTGGAGCGGACGACATGA